AACCTTGACCACCCCGACCCGGTTGATGACATAACCGAGGTACTCTTTGGTAATGGGATGAAACACTTTGCGAGCCCGGCGATATACTGCATAGAGGTCCCCAAGGGCCGCCTCGCCGGGCTTATTCAATTTGAGATAGAGCGTGTCAGTCCCCGACCAGCCCAACATCATGCGGTTGCCCGCCAGTTGATTGTCACCAGTAATCGCATTGACCACGCCCTCCACGGGCATGTCCTGTCGAATCGACCCGGCCGCATAAGTCAACGCGGCTTGGCCCAAGCGTACGCTTTGCGCCTCCTGGGCATGAACAGGGGCGGCTGTGTTGGCCATGAGAATGCAGGACAGGATGGTCAGGCTGGCGCGCATAGATAATATCCTCATCTTACTCACACTTTAGGAGGGTTGCCTGTAGCAACCTTAGCAAAGAGCGGGGGGTTGTCAAGAAACAGGACGGTGCCTTGTGGTTTGATTCAGCTCGCTGTGGATGTTATCGTAAGCCGTCCGTTGGAACCGCTTCACGAGCCGAGCGACGCGGGACATCACATGGCCACCGGGATGCGCCGCATCAATACCCAAGTCCCACGCAGAACAAAAGTGCAACCCGCGACGCCCATGGAGTCGGAGTGGGACATCAGCACCGGAATTCCACCGAACGGATTGCGAACGCCCGCCAATAAAATGATCGCAACCACCGGGAAGGTTCAGGCTTCGACGAACGATTGCTCGGAATCGCACGAGAAGATCCCAACGAACCCCCCTTCCTAATCACCTCCGATGACCATCTCCCTCCCTGCCTCCTAACTGCTGGACAGTATTCACTTTCTAGGACTTTCGGGACTAAAGACCTAGGTCCTTTGTGCGCTTGCTATTAAAAATAACCAGGGGCTAAGATTCCGACCTCTTCGATAGCCTTATAAGTCCTCAAACCCGTTGAGGTTCGAGTCAATGGCCGGTTCCGAGCTCCTCTTAGAGTATCTAAGCCGATACTTTCCCGTATTGGTCTTCGTGTTCGTGGCCCTTGCATTCGGTGCCGGCACGCTACTGATCAGCTATTTCGTCCAACCGAAGTACCCGGAGCCTGAGAAGCTATCTACCTATGAGTGCGGATCTGAACCCTTTTCCGACGCCAGAATGCCGTTTCCCGTGCGGTATTACATCTTTGCCATGCTGTTTGTAATTTTCGACGTAGAAGTGATCTTTTTATATCCCTGGGCCATTGTCTTCAACAAAATCGGCCTCATCGGCCTGCTCGAAATGCTGATCTTTATCGGTCTTTTCCTCGTCGCCTATGTGTATGCGTGGCGAAAAGGAGCCTTGGAATGGGACTAATTCAACTGGGTGGCCACGAGAAGGACGGCTCCCCCGACGTCATCACCCTCACGGTGGAAAAAGCCGTGAATTGGGCCAGGAAGGGGTCCTTGTGGCCCATGACCTTTGGACTCGCCTGCTGCGCCATTGAAATGATCGCGGCCGTCTCATCCCGGTATGACATGGATCGCTATGGAGCAGGGGTCTTCCGAGCCAGTCCTCGCCAATCCGATCTCATGATCGTCGCGGGAACAGTGTGCCGGCGGATGGCCCCGGTGATCCGAAAAATCTACGACCAGATGCCCGAACCAAAATACGTCATTGCCATGGGCTCTTGCGCCACATCAGGCAACATTTACGACAGCTATAGTGTGGTGCAGGGAGTCGATCGATTCGTGCCGGTCGACATTTATGTGCCGGGATGCCCTCCGACTCCAGAAGCCCTATTCGATGGCATTCTGAAACTGCAAGAGCGCATCATGCAAAAGCGCGTGTTCCTCTCGCAACCGAAGGAAGTCAAGGACGCACTGAAAGTCTAACGGACAGAAGCCGGCTTCATGAGTCAACTAGCAAAACGCATCGAGGACACCTTTCCCGGCGCCTGCACAAGAGTCGTCGAGTGGCGCGGAGATCTCGCCGTCACGGTGAAGTCTGAGACCCTGCGGGATGTGGCGCGGTTTCTGCGAGACGATCCCGCCATGCGGTTCGATTATATCGTCCATGTCAGCTCAGTCGACTGGCCTGACGATGAGGAACGGTTTGAAGTCGTATACGAAGTCTATTCAATTCGCACGCGACAGCGGATCCGCCTCAAAACGCGGGTGTCTGAATCAGACTGTATCGTGGATTCCCTGACTGACATCTGGAAAGGGGCCGATTTCATGGAGCGCGAGGTCTACGACATGATGGGTATCCGATTCCGGAACCATCCCGATCTTCGCCGCATTCTGATGCCGGACGAATACGACGAAGGGTATCCGCTGCGCAAAGACTTTCCGCTCCGTGGAAAGGGCTGGCGTGACACGTTCGAATTTTTGGATGAACCGACCCGGTAACGACAGCCTGGTAGGACGATTACACGATCATGGCGCAGTTCGAAGATCAACGAACAACCGTTTATAAAGTCGATCCCGAACACCCGGAGAGCGAGACGCTCCCGACACTGAGGACCGAAGAGCTCCTCCTCAACATGGGACCGCAACACCCGAGCACTCACGGGGTGTTGAAAGTCATCCTTGAGTTGGAAGGCGAGAGGCTGGTCAAGTCAACCCCGGTCATGGGCTTTCTCCACCGAGGAGTGGAAAAACTGGCCGAGGAGGGAACCTATCATCAATTCATCCCGCACACCGATCGCCTCGACTATGTATGCGCGATGTATAACAACTTCGCCTACTGCCGGGCGGTTGAAAAATTGATGAACATCACAGTGCCGGACCGAGCCGAGTATCTGCGGACGATCGTGGCGGAAATTCAGCGCATCATCGGCCACCAGTTCTGGCTGGGCACTCAGGCACTCGACATTGGAGCGATGACGGTCTTTTTTTACTGCTTCCGAGACCGTGAAATTCTGCTGGACTGGTTTGACGAGCTGTGCGGCGCGCGACTCACCACCAGCTGGTACCGCATCGGGGGTGTGGAACGGGACTTTACACCATCCTTGTTCGCCAAGTTGAAGCAATTCCTCGATTACTTCCCGCCGAAAATCGACGAATACGTGATCTTCTTGGAGAAGAACCGCATCTGGCTCGCGCGAACCAAGGGCGTGGCCGTGATCTCGGCCGAGGATGCGTTGAGCTTCGGGCTGAGCGGACCGACCCTGCGCGGCTCCGGCGTCGACTACGACCTTCGCAAATACGAACCCTATTCGGCCTATCCGAAGTGTGAATTCAGCGTCCCCGTCGGCAAGAACGGCGACACCTATGATCGGTATTGGATTCGCGTGCAGGAGATGTACGAAAGCGTCAAGATCATCCGCCAGTGTCTTGAACAAATCCAGGACGGGCCGATCATGGCCGACGTCCCCAGCGTGACCCTGCCTCCCAAGGAACGCGTGTTCACCAACCTGGAATCCATGATTCAGCAGTTCAAACTGTTTTCACAAGGATTCAACGCGCCTCCCGGAGAAATCTACTGCGGGACCGAGGCGCATAAAGGCGAGCTGGGCTTTTACATCGTGAGTACGGGCGGCGGAAAGCCGTACCGACTCAAAATTCGCGCGCCCTCATTCATTCACATGGGCGCGTTCGATCATATGTCGAAAGGCTATATGATCGCCGACGCCGTGACGATTTTTGGAACCTACGACATCGTCATGGGCGAATGTGACCGTTGACGCATGGAGTGATCTGAAAGAATGACAACCCTGTCGTTCGACGGATCGCCGAATCGATAAATCGTAGTTGAGGAACCATGGGCCTGAAACCAGCGACCAATCCCGACGTCGAAGCCGCTACCATAGAACTATCTATTGATGGAAGAACGGTATCGGCAAAGGACGGCGTCTCGCTCTACGACGTCATTGCCAGCACGGGCAAGATCATCCCTGCCATGTGCTACCACTATACCTTTGATCCTTTCGGATCTTGCGGCATGTGCCTGGTGATGCAAGAAGGCAAGAAGGCACCGGTTCGCTCCTGTACCGCAAAGGCCGCAGCCGGCATGGTCATCCGAACCGAGGGCGACGATCTGTTCGCGGCGCGCAAGAAAGCCGTCGAAAAACACCTATCCGTCCACCCACTGGATTGTCCGGTCTGCGATGCCGACGGACATTGCGAACTCCAGGATATGGCGTTCCAGCATGGCGTCACCAATCTCGCCAACGCCAAGCAAAAATTCATTCCCGAGGACACGCGAAGTCTGGTGCTGGACTTCAACATGAATCGCTGCATCGCGTGCGCAGAATGCATCAACGTCTGCAAAGACGTGCTGATGATCGACGCGCTGCAATTCATGAAAAAGGGCGGTTTCAACCAAGTCGTGGCCAAGGGCGACCAGCCGCTGGCCTGTGAATTCTGCGGAGACTGCCTGGCGGTCTGTCCCGTCGGAGCCATCACGAACAAATACTCCAAGTATTTGTACAAGCCCTGGCAGATGAAGAAGACTACGACCACGTGCAACTATTGCGGTGACGGCTGCCAGATGCACCTGGAGACCAAGGACACCGAAGTGGTCCGCGTCACGTCGCCGCTCTCGTGGAAGAATAAATGGGGTGATCGCTCCGAAACTGCCAAGGGCCACGGCGGGCTCTGCGTCCGGGGCCGATTCGGCTTTCAGTACATCGACAGCGAGCAGCGGCTTCGACAGCCCCTGGTCCGCATTGGTGACACCTTGACGGAAACGCCTTGGCTGGACACCATGCAAACGGTTATCGACCGGCTCTCCGACATCCACCGCAAGCATGGCCCTGAGTCCATCGCCGGACTCATCACCGCCCGCTGCACGAACGAAGAGCTCTACTTGTTCCAAAAGCTCATGCGGGCCGGTCTCAGAACCAACCAACTCGACAGTAGCGCGCGGTACGGTCATCTGAATTACGTGCATGCCGTTCGACATGCCGTCGGCATCGGCCGCCCGCTAAATGATTGGGAGGATCTCACCAAAGCCAAGGCCATCCTTGTTATCGGCTCGAACATCACCGAAACCAACCCGTTGACGGCCGTCCGCATCAAGGAAGCTATCCGCGTCTATCACTCCCAGGTGATCGTCGTAGACTCGGCCACGACCAACATCGCCCAACTCGCTTCGCATCCGCTCTTGGTGAAGCCTGGGACTGAACCACTGCTGATCGATGGACTCGTCAAGGCCGTCATCGAGCAGGATCTCGTGGATGAAACGAGCACGGCGCAGCACCCGCAGGCGTTTGCGGCGCTCAAGGAGGCGGTCGCACAGGTTTCACTCGACCAGGTTTCCGCTCAGACCGGCATCCCGATCGCTCAGATCCGCGAGGTAGCGACCATATTCGCCGAAGCCCCGCGTGCCATTGCGTTGTGCGCTGAAGGCATCGTTCGTCGGTCGAATGGCTACCAGAATGTCCTCAAGTTGATCGACCTCGCCTGGGTGACAGGGAAACTGGGACAGCCGGGATCCGGCGTGACGACCGTTACCGAAGAGGGCAATGAACAGGGCGCCATCGACATGGGTGTTGCGCCCGAATTTCTGCCCGGACAGGCTCGCTTCGATGATCCAGGCGCACGTGAACGCTTCGGCAAGGCTTGGGAAGTCACCCTGCCCGCCACCGGGACTGGTGCCAACCTGCTTGAGATTCTGGCGCGCATTCACAGCGGCCAAATCAAAGCCCTCTACGTAATCGGAGAAAACCCGTTAGCCACTTTGCCCGCCTCGATGAACGTGAAGGGCGCCCTCGAAAAGCTGCAACTCCTGATTGTCCAGGATCCGTTCCTCACTGAGACGGCCCAACTCGCGCACGTCGTGCTGCCCGCAGCTACCTATGCCGAAAAAGACGGCACCTTCACCAACCTTGAGGGGAAAGTATTGCGCGTCCGACAGGCCCTCGATCATGTCGGCGAAAGCCTGCCGGATTGGCACATCATGACCGCACTGGCCAACGGCCTTGGCTACGAGTGGCCCTACCAATCCCCTCAGGACGTGCAGAACGAAATCATGAAGCTGCTGCCCGGTTACTACAATCTCGGCCAGCCTCGGCGGATCTCGCCCTCGCCAGACGCCTATCTCTCGAACGGCTATGCAGCCGAGGTCCCCAAACGTTATCGTCGCCCTGCAGCAGAAGCTTCTCCAGGTGACGATGTCCGGCCATTTGTCCTCACGATGGGGCAAGTGCTCTATCACTCAGGGAAAATGTCCACCCAGGCTTCGGGACTCATCAACATCGAGCCCAACAACGGACGGATACGAATGAATCCGGCCGATATGGAGAAACTCGGCCTCACCGAGCAGTCCACCGTTCGACTGACGTCTCGACAAGGCTCCGTGCAGGCGGGGGTGAAAGCCGACCCGGACATTCAGGCCGGGTCCTGCTTCTTCCCTGAACATTTCAACGAACCGCCGGTGAAAGATTTGATGACCACGGAGGCCGATCCAGTGACCGGGGTGCCATATTTCAAATCGACTCGTGTAACGATTGAAAAGGTTGGTGCGTAAGAGTAAGCTCGTCCGTCTTTTTGATGTCGCTAGAGGTGGTGGGAATGAGTGTCGGGGCGTTGACCAAAAAAATTCTTCATGCCGCGTTGTTCTACGAAATATGGGACGCCATGAAGGTGACGTTCAAACATATGTTTCACCGGCCCATCACCTTCCAGTACCCTCGCGAGCAACGCACGATTCCTGATGGTCATCGCGGCGCGCTCGGGTTGCTCCGTTATGCCGACGGACGGGACCGTTGCGTCGGCTGCGACCTTTGTGAAGCGGCCTGTCCATCCCGCTGCATCAAGGTCATCAGCCAGGAAGATCCAGAACGGCCCTTACAACGATTCGCGAGTGAGTTCTATATCGATATTACCAAATGCGTGTTTTGTGGCTATTGCGTGGAGGCCTGTCCGGTCAATGCGCTGGCCATGACCAAGATGTATGAATTCTCCACTCACGACAAACGTACCCTCCTTTTCGACAAGAAGCGCCTCTACGAGGTCGGCGCACGCCATCTCGACGACGCCAAGAAATATCTCTATACGCACAACCAAGAAAAGAACTCGGACGAGAGTCGAGAGTATCGCTATTACTTTCCACAATCAGTCCTCAAGCCTACACAGTCACAACCCAAACATTTGAGCTGAACCGTACCGTTATGGCTTTCCTGTTTTTCGCGTATTTCGCAGTGGTCAGTATTGTCGCCGGCATTCTGACGGTCTCGCTGAAGAACCCGGTCCAGTGCGGCCTCGCCCTCCTGGCCCTGCTCCTTCACGTCTCAGGCCTGTTCGTTATGCTCAACGCCGAATTTCTCTGGGCGGTACAAGTCATCGTCTACGCCGGAGCGATCTTGGTGCTCTATTTGTTTGTCCTCATGCTGCTGAACCTCAAAACCGATGACCGATATTTCCACGCCAAGACTCCCTATCTGCTGGCTCCAGCTGCGATCGGCTTGGCCTATCTCGTGTTTCTGCTGGTCCGCTCGCCGTTTAGCGGTTCACGCGGCGATGCGTCAACGGCTGCCATCCTCCTCAACGGAGACGCCCATGCCGTCGGTATCAAGATGTTCAGCGACTATCTGCTCCAGTTTGAAATCATCGGTGTGTTTCTAACAGGGGCCATTGTCGGCGCGATTGTGCTGGCCAAAACTCCCAAGTCGATTGAAACGAGGCGGGACGCATGATTCCCTTATCCGCCTATGTCGTGGTCAGCGCCATCCTGTTTACAACAGGTCTCCTCGGGGTGCTCATCCGTCGCAACTTCATTATCGTGCTAATGTCCGTCGAGATCATGTTGAACGCGGCCACGATCAACCTGGTCGCCTTTTCGCACTATCTCGAATCCATGCAAGGACAAATCGTCGCCTTGTTTATCATCGCCATTGCGGCGGGGGAGGCGGCCATCGGGCTCGCGATCATCATTGTGGTGTTCCGCGGAAAAATTTCCACGAACGTCGACGAAATGAACCTGTTGAAGTGGTAACGTGTCTGACTCTATCGATCTGATCGTCAAATTGATTCCCCTGTTTCCGCTGATGGCTGTCGTTGTCAACGGCCTTTTCGGACACCGCTACTCGCACGACCTTGCGCATCGCTTCGCGTGGGGATCGGTCCTGATGTCCTTTCTCTGTGTCCTGGCGGTGTTTACGGAAACGCTCCGCACGGGCGCGGCGCGTGAAGTCATCGCCTATAAATGGATCTTCGGCGGCGACCTCACCATCAACCTCGCCTATTTGATCGACCCGCTTACTTGCATCATGCTGCTGGTCATCACCGGCGTCGGCTTCCTCATTCACGTCTATTCCGTCGGTTACATGCATGGGGAAGCGGGGTTTACGCGTTTCTTCGTGTACATGAACCTCTTCATGGTGTCGATGCTGCTCCTGGTCATGGGCAACAACTACGTGGTGTTGTTCATCGGCTGGGAGGGAGTGGGCCTTTGCTCCTATCTGCTGATCGGCTACTACTACGACAAAGTGTCAGCAGCCAAG
The sequence above is drawn from the Nitrospira defluvii genome and encodes:
- a CDS encoding NADH-quinone oxidoreductase subunit A; this encodes MAGSELLLEYLSRYFPVLVFVFVALAFGAGTLLISYFVQPKYPEPEKLSTYECGSEPFSDARMPFPVRYYIFAMLFVIFDVEVIFLYPWAIVFNKIGLIGLLEMLIFIGLFLVAYVYAWRKGALEWD
- a CDS encoding NADH-quinone oxidoreductase subunit B is translated as MGLIQLGGHEKDGSPDVITLTVEKAVNWARKGSLWPMTFGLACCAIEMIAAVSSRYDMDRYGAGVFRASPRQSDLMIVAGTVCRRMAPVIRKIYDQMPEPKYVIAMGSCATSGNIYDSYSVVQGVDRFVPVDIYVPGCPPTPEALFDGILKLQERIMQKRVFLSQPKEVKDALKV
- a CDS encoding NADH-quinone oxidoreductase subunit C, whose translation is MSQLAKRIEDTFPGACTRVVEWRGDLAVTVKSETLRDVARFLRDDPAMRFDYIVHVSSVDWPDDEERFEVVYEVYSIRTRQRIRLKTRVSESDCIVDSLTDIWKGADFMEREVYDMMGIRFRNHPDLRRILMPDEYDEGYPLRKDFPLRGKGWRDTFEFLDEPTR
- the nuoD gene encoding NADH dehydrogenase (quinone) subunit D, with the protein product MGPQHPSTHGVLKVILELEGERLVKSTPVMGFLHRGVEKLAEEGTYHQFIPHTDRLDYVCAMYNNFAYCRAVEKLMNITVPDRAEYLRTIVAEIQRIIGHQFWLGTQALDIGAMTVFFYCFRDREILLDWFDELCGARLTTSWYRIGGVERDFTPSLFAKLKQFLDYFPPKIDEYVIFLEKNRIWLARTKGVAVISAEDALSFGLSGPTLRGSGVDYDLRKYEPYSAYPKCEFSVPVGKNGDTYDRYWIRVQEMYESVKIIRQCLEQIQDGPIMADVPSVTLPPKERVFTNLESMIQQFKLFSQGFNAPPGEIYCGTEAHKGELGFYIVSTGGGKPYRLKIRAPSFIHMGAFDHMSKGYMIADAVTIFGTYDIVMGECDR
- a CDS encoding molybdopterin-dependent oxidoreductase; protein product: MGLKPATNPDVEAATIELSIDGRTVSAKDGVSLYDVIASTGKIIPAMCYHYTFDPFGSCGMCLVMQEGKKAPVRSCTAKAAAGMVIRTEGDDLFAARKKAVEKHLSVHPLDCPVCDADGHCELQDMAFQHGVTNLANAKQKFIPEDTRSLVLDFNMNRCIACAECINVCKDVLMIDALQFMKKGGFNQVVAKGDQPLACEFCGDCLAVCPVGAITNKYSKYLYKPWQMKKTTTTCNYCGDGCQMHLETKDTEVVRVTSPLSWKNKWGDRSETAKGHGGLCVRGRFGFQYIDSEQRLRQPLVRIGDTLTETPWLDTMQTVIDRLSDIHRKHGPESIAGLITARCTNEELYLFQKLMRAGLRTNQLDSSARYGHLNYVHAVRHAVGIGRPLNDWEDLTKAKAILVIGSNITETNPLTAVRIKEAIRVYHSQVIVVDSATTNIAQLASHPLLVKPGTEPLLIDGLVKAVIEQDLVDETSTAQHPQAFAALKEAVAQVSLDQVSAQTGIPIAQIREVATIFAEAPRAIALCAEGIVRRSNGYQNVLKLIDLAWVTGKLGQPGSGVTTVTEEGNEQGAIDMGVAPEFLPGQARFDDPGARERFGKAWEVTLPATGTGANLLEILARIHSGQIKALYVIGENPLATLPASMNVKGALEKLQLLIVQDPFLTETAQLAHVVLPAATYAEKDGTFTNLEGKVLRVRQALDHVGESLPDWHIMTALANGLGYEWPYQSPQDVQNEIMKLLPGYYNLGQPRRISPSPDAYLSNGYAAEVPKRYRRPAAEASPGDDVRPFVLTMGQVLYHSGKMSTQASGLINIEPNNGRIRMNPADMEKLGLTEQSTVRLTSRQGSVQAGVKADPDIQAGSCFFPEHFNEPPVKDLMTTEADPVTGVPYFKSTRVTIEKVGA
- the nuoI gene encoding NADH-quinone oxidoreductase subunit NuoI, with the translated sequence MSVGALTKKILHAALFYEIWDAMKVTFKHMFHRPITFQYPREQRTIPDGHRGALGLLRYADGRDRCVGCDLCEAACPSRCIKVISQEDPERPLQRFASEFYIDITKCVFCGYCVEACPVNALAMTKMYEFSTHDKRTLLFDKKRLYEVGARHLDDAKKYLYTHNQEKNSDESREYRYYFPQSVLKPTQSQPKHLS
- a CDS encoding NADH-quinone oxidoreductase subunit J family protein → MAFLFFAYFAVVSIVAGILTVSLKNPVQCGLALLALLLHVSGLFVMLNAEFLWAVQVIVYAGAILVLYLFVLMLLNLKTDDRYFHAKTPYLLAPAAIGLAYLVFLLVRSPFSGSRGDASTAAILLNGDAHAVGIKMFSDYLLQFEIIGVFLTGAIVGAIVLAKTPKSIETRRDA
- the nuoK gene encoding NADH-quinone oxidoreductase subunit NuoK, with amino-acid sequence MIPLSAYVVVSAILFTTGLLGVLIRRNFIIVLMSVEIMLNAATINLVAFSHYLESMQGQIVALFIIAIAAGEAAIGLAIIIVVFRGKISTNVDEMNLLKW